The following are encoded together in the Panicum virgatum strain AP13 chromosome 6K, P.virgatum_v5, whole genome shotgun sequence genome:
- the LOC120639136 gene encoding 11 kDa late embryogenesis abundant protein-like — protein sequence MQAGKSAMEATKEAATNLGASANAGMQKTRATVQGQVEKATAHNASDKAAAEATQRERVRDAAEEKQAAMRANAAAKERAAGAHPSQGAPGIVDDARQQGHGAAPAGGHVEAGVGETRPIARGTGTTRPSAAHNPHVGSDFSQPRGTGGQYQ from the coding sequence ATGCAGGCCGGGAAGAGCGCGATGGAGGCGACCAAGGAGGCCGCGACGAACCTGGGCGCGTCGGCGAACGCCGGCATGCAGAAGACCCGCGCCACCGTGCAAGGCCAGGTGGAGAAGGCCACGGCGCACAACGCGTCGGAcaaggccgcggcggaggcgacccAGCGGGAGCGTGTGCGCgacgcggcggaggagaagcAGGCCGCCATGCGCGCGAACGCGGCCGCCAAGGAGCGTGCCGCCGGCGCGCACCCGTCGCAGGGCGCGCCGGGCATCGTGGACGACGCCCGCCAGCAGGGCCACGGGGCTGCCCCCGCGGGTGGGCACGTCGAGGCCGGCGTCGGCGAGACCAGGCCCATCGCGAGAGGCACCGGTACGACGCGGCCCAGCGCGGCGCACAACCCGCACGTCGGGAGCGACTTCTCCCAGCCGCGCGGCACCGGCGGGCAGTACCAGTGA